From the genome of Syngnathus acus chromosome 24, fSynAcu1.2, whole genome shotgun sequence, one region includes:
- the LOC119117744 gene encoding fasciculation and elongation protein zeta-2-like isoform X1 has product MAAAPLAHFDEEWQDFNEFKESPADLDQLNSNLVPPDDEAPAITAAEGLEDLSDLDNSFSGEICSFQSMEDLVHDFDAKLSVCFRNYNTTTEHIAPIKPITDEDYLKDDGMWNTLTDNYGNVMPVDWKTSHTRSLHLPALNLNQRQKVDNQWLDLSDDEELREQMDMHSIIVSCVDDEPLFTAEQVIEEIEEMMQESPDDDDSPSHSDLSVLSRDLKRSVSDTSYEDRLRQLSVSELSETLEEVETAIQSFSEELVRALALRDELEYEKEVKNSFISLLIDVQNRQKEQRELLRKKKKIRSSAAVANGQRGVVPGTRLTLEGLSNVIQNGLRQTFGTAGGDKQYLTTVIPYEKKMGSPAVEDLQILTKILHAMRDDSEKVPALLTDYILKVLCPT; this is encoded by the exons ATGGCGGCGGCTCCGTTAGCCCACTTCGACGAGGAATGGCAGGACTTCAACGAGTTCAAGGAGTCGCCCGCGGATCTGGACCAGCTCAACTCCAACTTGGTGCCGCCCGACGACGAAGCTCCGGCGATCACCGCGGCCGAGGGCCTGGAGGATCTGTCCGACCTGGACAACAGTTTCTCCGGGGAGATCTGTAGCTTCCAGTCCATGGAGGACCTCGTCCACGACTTCGATGCAAAGCTGAGCGTGTGCTTCCGTAACTACAACACCACCACGGAGCACATAGCCCCCATTAAACCCATCACGGATGAGGATTATCTGAAAGACGACGG GATGTGGAACACTCTGACGGACAACTACGGCAACGTGATGCCGGTGGACTGGAAGACGTCACACACGCGCTCGCTTCACCTGCCCGCCCTCAACCTCAACCAGCGGCAG AAGGTCGACAACCAGTGGTTGGATCTGTCGGACGACGAGGAGCTGCGGGAGCAGATGGACATGCACTCCATCATCGTCTCCTGCGTGGACGACGAGCCCCTCTTCACCgccgagcaggtgatcgaggaGATCGAAGAGATGATGCAAGAGTCTCCCGACGACGACGACAGTCCTTCCCACTCCGACCTGTCCGTGCTCTCCCGGGACCTGAAGCGCTCAGTCTCTGACACTAGCTACGAGGACC GCCTGCGTCAGCTGTCCGTGTCGGAGCTGAGCGAGACGCTGGAGGAGGTGGAGACGGCCATCCAAAGCTTCAGCGAGGAGTTGGTGCGGGCGCTGGCGCTGCGGGACGAGCTGGAGTACGAAAAGGAG GTGAAGAACAGCTTCATCTCGCTGCTCATCGACGTCCAGAACAGGCAGAAGGAGCAGCGCGAGCTGCTgcgcaagaagaagaagatccGTAGCAGCGCGGCGGTAGCCAACGGCCAGCGCGGCGTGGTGCCGGGCACG CGCCTCACTCTGGAGGGACTCTCCAATGTCATACAAAATGGCCTCCGGCAAACTTTTGGTACCGCAGGAGGGGACAAACAG TACCTGACCACGGTGATCCCCTATGAGAAGAAAATGGGCTCCCCCGCAGTGGAAGACCTCCAGATCCTAACAAAGA TTCTACACGCCATGAGGGATGACAGCGAGAAGGTTCCTGCCCTGCTCACAGATTACATCCTCaaag TTCTTTGTCCCacgtaa
- the LOC119117744 gene encoding fasciculation and elongation protein zeta-2-like isoform X2, with translation MAAAPLAHFDEEWQDFNEFKESPADLDQLNSNLVPPDDEAPAITAAEGLEDLSDLDNSFSGEICSFQSMEDLVHDFDAKLSVCFRNYNTTTEHIAPIKPITDEDYLKDDGMWNTLTDNYGNVMPVDWKTSHTRSLHLPALNLNQRQKVDNQWLDLSDDEELREQMDMHSIIVSCVDDEPLFTAEQVIEEIEEMMQESPDDDDSPSHSDLSVLSRDLKRSVSDTSYEDRLRQLSVSELSETLEEVETAIQSFSEELVRALALRDELEYEKEVKNSFISLLIDVQNRQKEQRELLRKKKKIRSSAAVANGQRGVVPGTRLTLEGLSNVIQNGLRQTFGTAGGDKQYLTTVIPYEKKMGSPAVEDLQILTKILHAMRDDSEKVPALLTDYILKALV, from the exons ATGGCGGCGGCTCCGTTAGCCCACTTCGACGAGGAATGGCAGGACTTCAACGAGTTCAAGGAGTCGCCCGCGGATCTGGACCAGCTCAACTCCAACTTGGTGCCGCCCGACGACGAAGCTCCGGCGATCACCGCGGCCGAGGGCCTGGAGGATCTGTCCGACCTGGACAACAGTTTCTCCGGGGAGATCTGTAGCTTCCAGTCCATGGAGGACCTCGTCCACGACTTCGATGCAAAGCTGAGCGTGTGCTTCCGTAACTACAACACCACCACGGAGCACATAGCCCCCATTAAACCCATCACGGATGAGGATTATCTGAAAGACGACGG GATGTGGAACACTCTGACGGACAACTACGGCAACGTGATGCCGGTGGACTGGAAGACGTCACACACGCGCTCGCTTCACCTGCCCGCCCTCAACCTCAACCAGCGGCAG AAGGTCGACAACCAGTGGTTGGATCTGTCGGACGACGAGGAGCTGCGGGAGCAGATGGACATGCACTCCATCATCGTCTCCTGCGTGGACGACGAGCCCCTCTTCACCgccgagcaggtgatcgaggaGATCGAAGAGATGATGCAAGAGTCTCCCGACGACGACGACAGTCCTTCCCACTCCGACCTGTCCGTGCTCTCCCGGGACCTGAAGCGCTCAGTCTCTGACACTAGCTACGAGGACC GCCTGCGTCAGCTGTCCGTGTCGGAGCTGAGCGAGACGCTGGAGGAGGTGGAGACGGCCATCCAAAGCTTCAGCGAGGAGTTGGTGCGGGCGCTGGCGCTGCGGGACGAGCTGGAGTACGAAAAGGAG GTGAAGAACAGCTTCATCTCGCTGCTCATCGACGTCCAGAACAGGCAGAAGGAGCAGCGCGAGCTGCTgcgcaagaagaagaagatccGTAGCAGCGCGGCGGTAGCCAACGGCCAGCGCGGCGTGGTGCCGGGCACG CGCCTCACTCTGGAGGGACTCTCCAATGTCATACAAAATGGCCTCCGGCAAACTTTTGGTACCGCAGGAGGGGACAAACAG TACCTGACCACGGTGATCCCCTATGAGAAGAAAATGGGCTCCCCCGCAGTGGAAGACCTCCAGATCCTAACAAAGA TTCTACACGCCATGAGGGATGACAGCGAGAAGGTTCCTGCCCTGCTCACAGATTACATCCTCaaag CTCTGGTATGA
- the wdr26b gene encoding WD repeat-containing protein 26, translating into MQANGAGRESAELSCLGAAQNSESSSSSAAAAAAGGDGGGAHSNGLLRLLLSPADNGNGVGTSNGSSSSTATACGTSAAASSGSEVGSLKKKKRLSQAEEDVIRLIGQHLHGLGLNQTVDLLMQESGCRLEHSSASKFRNHVMEGEWDKAENDLNELRALMHSPNAIVRMKFLLLQQKYLEYLEDGKVLEALQVLRGELTPLKYNTDRIHVLSGYLMCSHAEDLRAKAEWEGKGGASRCRLLDKLQTYLPPSVMLPPRRLQNLLRQAVELQRDRCLYHNTKPDDSLDSVSLLADHVCSRKQFPCYTQQILTEHCNEVWFCKFSNDGTKLATGSKDTTVIIWQVDPESHQLKLLRTLEGHAYGVSYLAWSPDDTYLIACGPDDCSELWLWNVQTGELRTKMSQSHEDSLTSVAWNPDGKRFVTGGQRGQFYQCDLDGNLLDSWEGVRVQCLWCLSDGRTVLASDTHQRIRGYNFEDLADRNIVQEDHPIMSFTVSKNGRLAVLNVATQGVHLWDLQDRVLVRKYQGVTQGFYTIHSCFGGHNEDFIASGSEDHKVYIWHRRGELPIAELTGHTRTVNCVSWNPTVPGLMASASDDGTVRVWGPAPFLDSQEADTLNENGSTMDS; encoded by the exons ATGCAGGCGAACGGAGCGGGGCGAGAATCGGCCGAGCTTTCCTGCCTGGGCGCCGCACAGAACAGCGAGTCCTCGTCGTCgtcggcggcggcagcggcggctgGCGGTGATGGTGGTGGGGCGCACTCCAACGGGTTGCTTCGGCTGCTTCTCTCCCCCGCGGACAACGGCAACGGCGTGGGCACCAGCAACGGCTCCTCGTCGTCCACCGCCACCGCTTGCGGGACCTCTGCCGCGGCCTCCTCTGGCTCGGAGGTGGGCTcgttgaagaagaagaagcggttGTCGCAGGCGGAGGAAGATGTCATCCGGCTTATAGGGCAACATCTCCACGGACTGGGGCTCAA TCAGACGGTGGACCTGCTGATGCAGGAATCGGGCTGCAGACTGGAGCACTCGTCGGCCAGCAAATTCCGCAACCATGTTATGGAAGGCGAGTGGGACAAG GCTGAGAATGATCTCAATGAACTGAGAGCACTGATGCATTCGCCCAACGCCATTGTG cgtATGAAGTTCTTGCTGCTGCAGCAGAAATATTTGGAGTACCTGGAAGATGGTAAAGTCCTGGAGGCTCTGCAGGTGCTCCGCGGGGAGCTGACGCCGCTCAAGTACAACACGGACCGCATCCACGTGCTAAGCGG GTATCTCATGTGCAGCCACGCCGAGGATTTAAGGGCCAAGGCGGAGTGGGAGGGCAAAGGCGGGGCCTCCCGCTGCCGACTGCTGGACAAGTTACAAA CGTACCTGCCGCCGTCGGTGATGCTGCCCCCGCGCCGGCTGCAGAACCTCCTGCGGCAGGCGGTGGAGCTGCAGAGGGACCGCTGTCTCTACCACAACACCAAGCCGGACGACAGTCTGGACTCGGTGTCGCTGCTCGCCGATCACGTCTGCAGCAG GAAGCAGTTCCCATGTTACACGCAGCAGATTCTGACTGAGCACTGTAACGAAGTTTGGTTCTGCAAGTTCTCAAACGACGGCACCAAGCTGGCCACCGGCTCCAAAGACACCACCGTCATCATTTGGCAGGTGGACCCG GAGAGCCACCagctgaagctgctgcggaCTCTGGAGGGTCACGCCTACGGGGTCTCCTACCTGGCCTGGAGCCCCGACGACACCTACCTGATTGCCTGCGGACCGGACGACTGCTCCGAGCTGTGGCTCTGGAATGTTCAG ACGGGAGAGCTGCGCACCAAGATGTCGCAGTCCCACGAGGACAGTTTGACCAGCGTGGCCTGGAACCCGGACGGCAAACGCTTCGTCACGGGAGGCCAGAGGGGGCAGTTCTACCAATGC GATCTGGACGGCAACCTGCTGGACTCGTGGGAGGGTGTGAGAGTGCAGTGCTTATGGTGCCTGAGCGACGGCAGGACGGTGCTGGCCTCGGACACCCACCAACGTATTCGGGGCTACAACTTTGAGGACCTCGCCGACAGAAACAT AGTCCAGGAGGACCATCCTATCATGTCTTTTACTGTTTCCAAGAACGGAAGATTAGCTGTGTTAAATGTAGCAACTCAG GGAGTGCACTTGTGGGACCTACAGGACCGAGTGCTGGTCAGAAAATACCAAGGCGTCACGCAGGGCTTCTACACCATCCACTCCTGCTTCGGAGGACACAATGAAGACTTTATTGCTAGCGGCAGCGAAG ACCACAAAGTGTACATTTGGCACCGGCGGGGCGAGCTTCCCATCGCCGAGTTGACAGGCCACACGCGCACCGTCAACTGCGTCAGCTGGAACCCGACCGTGCCGGGGCTCATGGCGTCCGCCTCGGACGACGGCACGGTGCGCGTCTGGGGGCCGGCGCCTTTTCTCGACTCGCAAGAGGCGGACACGCTCAACG AGAACGGCAGTACCATGGACAGTTGA
- the si:ch211-57i17.5 gene encoding usherin isoform X1, producing the protein MGGERAEVDQATPVFQQLWFMVAMAAVALVLMAVALAVALHKVRWPLSPLTSFATFRDSQSNVWQVLKKAPLTRERPPLAAMQKRHPLAVYPASNSVLFDTAGVVSSVTLKSFTIKMEEELEAKCAGDKGGGETSLRRSVSQVMDKKPLGEAWGHDSGMFMDDEEFVDSVKGFSTVRKEHTMFTDTNL; encoded by the exons ATGGGAGGCGAGCGTGCAGAGGTGGACCAGGCCACGCCGGTTTTCCAGCAGCTGTGGTTCATGGTGGCGATGGCGGCCGTGGCCCTGGTGCTGATGGCCGTGGCCCTGGCCGTGGCCCTCCACAAGGTCAGGTGGCCACTTTCACCGCTCACTTCCTTCGCCACCTTCCGAGACAGCCAATCAAATGTGTGGCAGGTGTTGAAGAAAGCCCCCCTGACCAGAGAGAGACCCCCCTTGGCGGCCATGCAGAAGCGACATCCCCTGGCTGTTTATCCGGCCAGCAACTCTGTTTTG TTCGACACGGCGGGCGTGGTCAGCAGTGTGACGCTCAAGTCTTTCACCATCAAGATGGAG gaggagctggaggccaAATGCGCAGGTGACAAAGGAGGAGGCGAGACTTCCTTGAGGCGCAGCGTCAGCCAGGTGATGGACAAAAAGCCATTGGGGGAGGCGTGGGGCCATGATAGCGGGATG ttTATGGACGACGAGGAGTTTGTGGACAGCGTGAAAGGCTTCAGCACCGTCAGGAAGGAGCACACCATGTTTACAGACACCAACTTGTGA
- the si:ch211-57i17.5 gene encoding usherin isoform X2, which produces MGGERAEVDQATPVFQQLWFMVAMAAVALVLMAVALAVALHKVLKKAPLTRERPPLAAMQKRHPLAVYPASNSVLFDTAGVVSSVTLKSFTIKMEEELEAKCAGDKGGGETSLRRSVSQVMDKKPLGEAWGHDSGMFMDDEEFVDSVKGFSTVRKEHTMFTDTNL; this is translated from the exons ATGGGAGGCGAGCGTGCAGAGGTGGACCAGGCCACGCCGGTTTTCCAGCAGCTGTGGTTCATGGTGGCGATGGCGGCCGTGGCCCTGGTGCTGATGGCCGTGGCCCTGGCCGTGGCCCTCCACAAG GTGTTGAAGAAAGCCCCCCTGACCAGAGAGAGACCCCCCTTGGCGGCCATGCAGAAGCGACATCCCCTGGCTGTTTATCCGGCCAGCAACTCTGTTTTG TTCGACACGGCGGGCGTGGTCAGCAGTGTGACGCTCAAGTCTTTCACCATCAAGATGGAG gaggagctggaggccaAATGCGCAGGTGACAAAGGAGGAGGCGAGACTTCCTTGAGGCGCAGCGTCAGCCAGGTGATGGACAAAAAGCCATTGGGGGAGGCGTGGGGCCATGATAGCGGGATG ttTATGGACGACGAGGAGTTTGTGGACAGCGTGAAAGGCTTCAGCACCGTCAGGAAGGAGCACACCATGTTTACAGACACCAACTTGTGA
- the LOC119117744 gene encoding fasciculation and elongation protein zeta-2-like isoform X3: MAAAPLAHFDEEWQDFNEFKESPADLDQLNSNLVPPDDEAPAITAAEGLEDLSDLDNSFSGEICSFQSMEDLVHDFDAKLSVCFRNYNTTTEHIAPIKPITDEDYLKDDGMWNTLTDNYGNVMPVDWKTSHTRSLHLPALNLNQRQKVDNQWLDLSDDEELREQMDMHSIIVSCVDDEPLFTAEQVIEEIEEMMQESPDDDDSPSHSDLSVLSRDLKRSVSDTSYEDRLRQLSVSELSETLEEVETAIQSFSEELVRALALRDELEYEKEVKNSFISLLIDVQNRQKEQRELLRKKKKIRSSAAVANGQRGVVPGTYLTTVIPYEKKMGSPAVEDLQILTKILHAMRDDSEKVPALLTDYILKVLCPT, encoded by the exons ATGGCGGCGGCTCCGTTAGCCCACTTCGACGAGGAATGGCAGGACTTCAACGAGTTCAAGGAGTCGCCCGCGGATCTGGACCAGCTCAACTCCAACTTGGTGCCGCCCGACGACGAAGCTCCGGCGATCACCGCGGCCGAGGGCCTGGAGGATCTGTCCGACCTGGACAACAGTTTCTCCGGGGAGATCTGTAGCTTCCAGTCCATGGAGGACCTCGTCCACGACTTCGATGCAAAGCTGAGCGTGTGCTTCCGTAACTACAACACCACCACGGAGCACATAGCCCCCATTAAACCCATCACGGATGAGGATTATCTGAAAGACGACGG GATGTGGAACACTCTGACGGACAACTACGGCAACGTGATGCCGGTGGACTGGAAGACGTCACACACGCGCTCGCTTCACCTGCCCGCCCTCAACCTCAACCAGCGGCAG AAGGTCGACAACCAGTGGTTGGATCTGTCGGACGACGAGGAGCTGCGGGAGCAGATGGACATGCACTCCATCATCGTCTCCTGCGTGGACGACGAGCCCCTCTTCACCgccgagcaggtgatcgaggaGATCGAAGAGATGATGCAAGAGTCTCCCGACGACGACGACAGTCCTTCCCACTCCGACCTGTCCGTGCTCTCCCGGGACCTGAAGCGCTCAGTCTCTGACACTAGCTACGAGGACC GCCTGCGTCAGCTGTCCGTGTCGGAGCTGAGCGAGACGCTGGAGGAGGTGGAGACGGCCATCCAAAGCTTCAGCGAGGAGTTGGTGCGGGCGCTGGCGCTGCGGGACGAGCTGGAGTACGAAAAGGAG GTGAAGAACAGCTTCATCTCGCTGCTCATCGACGTCCAGAACAGGCAGAAGGAGCAGCGCGAGCTGCTgcgcaagaagaagaagatccGTAGCAGCGCGGCGGTAGCCAACGGCCAGCGCGGCGTGGTGCCGGGCACG TACCTGACCACGGTGATCCCCTATGAGAAGAAAATGGGCTCCCCCGCAGTGGAAGACCTCCAGATCCTAACAAAGA TTCTACACGCCATGAGGGATGACAGCGAGAAGGTTCCTGCCCTGCTCACAGATTACATCCTCaaag TTCTTTGTCCCacgtaa